AAGCTCCATCTTATAGTGGCCAATGATATCACAGCGACCGATAGCGGCTTTGGCGTCGATACCAACCGGGTGGTACTCATCGACCGCTCAGGCAAGGCGGAGAGTCTGCCCCTGCTTACCAAATCGGAGGTGTCCGGTAAAATACTGGACAGGGTAGTGGAGCTACTGCCGAAAGTGAAGGCAAAGAGGTAGGTTCGTAGGATTCATGGCACAGAAGCTAGCAGAGATTCCCAAAGTCTATGACCCACGAATAGTGGAGACAAAGTGGTATCAGTTCTGGCAGGAGAAAGGATACTTTTCCCCCAAGATTGACCCCCAGAAAAAACCCTTCGTAATCATAATGCCCCCACCCAATGTCACCGGCGAGCTTCACCTGGGGCATGCCCTCACCGCAACCCTGGAAGACATCATGATCCGCTGGCACCGTATGAAGGGTGACCCCACCCTCTGGCTTCCCGGTATCGACCATGCGGGGATCGCTGCCCAGGTGGTAGTGGAGCAGGCGCTCGCTAAGGAGGGTATCACCAGGCATGGGATGGGGCGGGAGAAGTTCCTCGAGCGGATGTGGCAGTGGATGAAACAGTATGGCAGGGCGATAGCGGAGCAGCATAAGCGCCTGGGCGCCTCCTGTGACTGGAGCCGAGAGAAATTCACCATGGACGAGGGGCCTTCTAAAGCGGTACGCACTACCTTCGTTCGCCTCTATGAAAAAGGACTAATCTATCGAGGCGAGCGTATCATCAACTGGTGCCCTCGCTGCGTTACTGCCCTTTCAGATCTCGAGGTGGAACACGAGGACACCTCCGGCCATCTATGGTACGTGCGATACCATCTAAAGGGTAGCGACGAGTTCATCACCGTTGCCACCACACGTCCCGAGACCATTTTCGGTGACACTGCAGTGGCGGTAAATCCTGAGGACGAGCGACATAGGAGTCTTATCGGGAGGACGGCTATACTGCCCGCTATCGGCAGGGACATACCCATTATCACCGATGATGCTGTCGATCCCTCATTTGGTACCGGGGCGGTGAAGGTTACCCCGGCCCATGACCCGGTAGACTTCGAGATTGGACAGCAGCATGATTTGCCCTCGGTGAATATATTAAACCCCGATGGGACGATGAACCAAAACGCTGGCCCTTATAAGGGTCTTGATCGCTTCGCCTGCCGCGAGCGGCTTCTCGCCGACCTGGAGAGTGAAGGCCTTATGGTCAAGGTGGAGCGCCATCAACACTCCGTTGGGCACTGCTGCCGCTGCAATACCGCGGTAGAACCCTGGGCCAGCAAGCAGTGGTTCGTCAAGATTTCGCCGCTTGCTATACCTGCAATCGACGCGGTTACCGACGGCAGGATAAGGATCATCCCGGGGCGATTTACCAAGGTCTACCTAAACTGGCTAGAGAATATCCGAGACTGGTGCATCAGCCGCCAGTTGTGGTGGGGGCACAGGATACCGGTATGGTACTGCAACGGTTGCGGCCAGCTCACCGTGAGCATTGATGATCCCCGAGCCTGCATTCAATGCGGATCGTTGGAAATCGTTCAGGACCCCGATGTCCTCGATACCTGGTTCAGTTCGGCGCTCTGGCCTCACTCTACCCTGGGCTGGCCCGATACCACCGAGGATTTCAAATACTTCTATCCGACTTCGGTTATGGAGACGGGCTATGACATCCTCTTTTTCTGGGTCGCCAGGATGATAATGATGGGGCTGGAGAATACCGGGGAGGTGCCATTCAACACCGTTTACCTTCACGGGCTGGTGCGCGATGAGAAGGGCGAGAAGATGAGCAAGATGAAGGGCAACGTCTTAAATCCCCTGGATACTATCGAAAGCTACGGCACCGATGCCCTGCGCCTTGCCCTCTCCACCGGCACCTCGCCGGGAAACGATATCAGGCTGAGCAAGGGGAAGCTGGAGGCAGCCCGCAACTTCGCCAATAAGCTGTGGAACGCTTCCCGGTTCATACTGGGCAATATGGAGGAAGGGCAGGGTGTAAGGATCGAATTCGACTTGCTGCCACTGGAGGATCGCTGGATTCTAAGTCGCTTGAGTCACCTTGTCGCCAGCGTCGATAGCCTCATGGAAGACCTCCAGTTCGGAGAGGCACAGCGGCAGATACACGACTTCATCTGGGGGGAGTTCTGCGACTGGTATATCGAGATGGCGAAGCTCCGCCTCAAGGTAGGGGATGGCGAAAAAGGCAGGATATCCCCGATACCGGTACTTGCCTACGTCCTGGAGACCTCGTTGCGCCTGCTCCATCCCTTCATGCCTTTCATTACTGAGGAGATATGGCAGAATCTTAAAGGATACTTCGATTACGACATGGCTGAATCTATTATGGTCTCCCCCTACCCTGCCGCCGATGAAGAGGCGCTGGACGAAGAGGCGGAGAAACAGATGGCGGTGGTTATAGATATTGTTCGGGCGATTAGAAACGCGCGCGCCGAGTTCCGGGTGGAGCCATCCAGGTGGATAGAGGCACTGGTAGCTGCTGTGGAAACGAAGCCCGCAATTGAAACCCAGGCTCAGGCTATTGAGACCCTGGCGAGGGTAAGGCCGCTTACCATTATCGGCATGGAGGGTGCGAGGCCAGATAAAGCTAAGACGATAGTGCTTGAGGGGGCGGAGGTGATCCTGCCTATGGCGGGCATGGTCGACATTGAGGTGGAAAGGGAGCGTTTGAAGAAGGAGAGCGAGGTCACTCAGGCGGAGATCACCCGCTTCGAGGCCAGGCTTAATGATGAGAATTTTATATCCAAGGCGCCGCCGGACGTGGTGGAAAGGGAAAGGAAAAAGCTGGCTACCCAACTTGACCGGCTGATGAGGCTAGGTGAAAGGCTTTCCCAGCTTGGCTAGCACACTGAGAACCAGTAATCCATCTCGATATGAACTTCAAATTACGGTATAATGTAGAAGGAAGCATTTTTAAGGGGTTGAGGACGTAGAATGGAAACGAAGAAGAGTAATGAGATAAAGAATGCCGTGCGTGAGCTTTACGCCGGGATAGCGAGGCAGCACACGACCTCCTGCTGCGCACCGCGGAGCGAAGAGGCGTCGAGCTGTTGTAGCTCATGCGCCGCTGAAACAAGCCATGCTCAGAGGCTATATTCCACAGAGGAGCTGGAATCCATAGCGGCTGACATACCCTCGCTGGGATGCGGCAACCCTATTGCACTGTCGGAACTGCAGCCCGGAGAAGTGGTACTCGACCTGGGAAGCGGAGGGGGGCTGGACTGCTTCCTGGCGGCGCAGAAGGTTGGTTCCCAGGGCAAGGTTATCGGGCTGGATATGACACCAGATATGATTAAGCTGGCAAGGGCAAACGCGGAAAAGCTCTCACTGAGCAATGTCGAGTTTCGGCTGGGCGAGATGGAGTACATGCCCATCGAGAGCGAGTCGGTGGATGTGGTTATCTCCAACTGCGTGATAAACCTTTCCCCGGATAAGGACGCTGTCTTCAGGGAGGTTTTTCGGGCGCTCAAGCCAGGGGGAAGGCTCTGCGTTTCCGACATCGTCACCCACGGCGAGCTGCCGGCATCGGTTCGGGAGAGCCTAGAGCAATGGGCTGGCTGCGTGGCCGGTGCCCTTGAGGAGGGGGAGTACCTGGACAAAATTCAGGCCGCTGGTTTTGTTAGACTAGAGGCACAAGAAGAGCCCCCGACCGTCTATAAAGAGGAAACTGCCTGCGGAGTGGGAGCCCCGATAGTCAGCATTGCGGTGAAAGGCTATAAGCCGAGATAGTCGTCCCAGACATACCAATTGCATCACAAAACAAAATACTCTAGCAACTGCAACTGCGTGTTTTAACCTCTGTGATTGAAACACCCCCATAGGAGCGTAATGATGACCGAGGAAGAATCTAAATCCAGGAACGATTTCATCAAGGTATTCGAAGAAAAAACAAGAGAGGTTTTCAGCTCAGAGGCTAATCGAGAAAGGGTGGGAGAGCTAACATACAATAACTACTTGAAATGCTTTGGCTGCTCTCAATCTATGCTGCATGCTTTTCAAGAGGTTTTAGGGTTTAAGGACGATTTTTGGTTCAAGGCGCTGGGTGGCCTGCAAGGGGGAGGTAGTAGTGGATTGACCTGTGGTGCATTGCTTACGGGTTTCGTACTCATCAGCGCTAGAGTAGGGCGAAGCAATATTGAAGATGGTCTTGTAGCATTACTACCAGCCTTCGAGCCATCCCATAGACTGACCAACTGGTTTAAACCCATGTACAAGAGTACTGTCTGCTCGGAGATTACGGGGGTCAACTGGTTTGACCTGAATGAGGTGACAGAACACTACCTCAGCCCTCGGGGAATGGAAACGGTGGAAAAATGTGCCAGGCTAACGGGCGGGACAGCCAGCAAGGTAGCAGAGATACTGAGCCAGTTGTAGTATAGGCAAATCAACAATTAAGGGGAAGTTTGGTGCTTTATCGTGTTCTAACTGTCTGCGAAGGTCAGAGCTCTATAGCAAGCATATCGGTGAAAGCCTTCAAACCTGAGTAGTCTCCCCGCTAGAATCCCTTAGACGCTGCCCCATGCCCCACTGGCGCTCCAGCTCCCTGAGCGCCTTTTTTGTATCGCTGGCAATGCGCGCCTTATCAGAGTTGTTTAACCGATACTTGAAGAGCCAGTAGGTAAACTCCTTAAGCTCAACGAGTTTCATAGAATTGCGCCTGGGATAGCCCCTTTCTTTTCTGAATCTCCCAAGCAATTCGGTTATGGGGGCGCCATATATGCGCTCGTAGGCCTCCTCCCAGAGGCTATTGTTCTCATTAAAGGCACGTGCTCGCTGTTCCTTGCGTGCTTCCTCCTCCACAGCGAGTAGCAATGCCTCCTCTACGGTGATACCGTAGAAATAGTTGAGGTGAGCGCGGTATTTGGCCTCGCCGATGAGCTGGCAGAATTCCTCTTTAGGTAGCTCAATGGGTGCTCTGGCGTGGAAGAGAAGAGCGAGCATTTCTTTCTCAGGAATGAGATGATCGATCTCAGCGAGCAGGCGCTCAGCAAGGAGCAACCAGTCGAAGGCTTCGTTGGCGATGAGATAGCGATAATCCCG
This genomic interval from Dehalococcoidia bacterium contains the following:
- a CDS encoding valine--tRNA ligase — translated: MAQKLAEIPKVYDPRIVETKWYQFWQEKGYFSPKIDPQKKPFVIIMPPPNVTGELHLGHALTATLEDIMIRWHRMKGDPTLWLPGIDHAGIAAQVVVEQALAKEGITRHGMGREKFLERMWQWMKQYGRAIAEQHKRLGASCDWSREKFTMDEGPSKAVRTTFVRLYEKGLIYRGERIINWCPRCVTALSDLEVEHEDTSGHLWYVRYHLKGSDEFITVATTRPETIFGDTAVAVNPEDERHRSLIGRTAILPAIGRDIPIITDDAVDPSFGTGAVKVTPAHDPVDFEIGQQHDLPSVNILNPDGTMNQNAGPYKGLDRFACRERLLADLESEGLMVKVERHQHSVGHCCRCNTAVEPWASKQWFVKISPLAIPAIDAVTDGRIRIIPGRFTKVYLNWLENIRDWCISRQLWWGHRIPVWYCNGCGQLTVSIDDPRACIQCGSLEIVQDPDVLDTWFSSALWPHSTLGWPDTTEDFKYFYPTSVMETGYDILFFWVARMIMMGLENTGEVPFNTVYLHGLVRDEKGEKMSKMKGNVLNPLDTIESYGTDALRLALSTGTSPGNDIRLSKGKLEAARNFANKLWNASRFILGNMEEGQGVRIEFDLLPLEDRWILSRLSHLVASVDSLMEDLQFGEAQRQIHDFIWGEFCDWYIEMAKLRLKVGDGEKGRISPIPVLAYVLETSLRLLHPFMPFITEEIWQNLKGYFDYDMAESIMVSPYPAADEEALDEEAEKQMAVVIDIVRAIRNARAEFRVEPSRWIEALVAAVETKPAIETQAQAIETLARVRPLTIIGMEGARPDKAKTIVLEGAEVILPMAGMVDIEVERERLKKESEVTQAEITRFEARLNDENFISKAPPDVVERERKKLATQLDRLMRLGERLSQLG
- the arsM gene encoding arsenite methyltransferase codes for the protein METKKSNEIKNAVRELYAGIARQHTTSCCAPRSEEASSCCSSCAAETSHAQRLYSTEELESIAADIPSLGCGNPIALSELQPGEVVLDLGSGGGLDCFLAAQKVGSQGKVIGLDMTPDMIKLARANAEKLSLSNVEFRLGEMEYMPIESESVDVVISNCVINLSPDKDAVFREVFRALKPGGRLCVSDIVTHGELPASVRESLEQWAGCVAGALEEGEYLDKIQAAGFVRLEAQEEPPTVYKEETACGVGAPIVSIAVKGYKPR
- a CDS encoding C-GCAxxG-C-C family protein, giving the protein MMTEEESKSRNDFIKVFEEKTREVFSSEANRERVGELTYNNYLKCFGCSQSMLHAFQEVLGFKDDFWFKALGGLQGGGSSGLTCGALLTGFVLISARVGRSNIEDGLVALLPAFEPSHRLTNWFKPMYKSTVCSEITGVNWFDLNEVTEHYLSPRGMETVEKCARLTGGTASKVAEILSQL